GGGATAAGTCCTCCTTCTTTTATTATTGAAAGCAAAAATTTTGGCAATGGTTTTACATCATAAGTTTCGGATTTTGTTAAATTCCTTATTTTCCCATTTTCAACATCTATTTCAATTTCATCCCTTTCATCAATTTTATCCGTTTCAAATTCAAGAGCAGGAATTCCTTCATTTATAGCATTTCTGAAAAATATCCTTGCAAAGGATTTCGCTATTATCGCCTCAATTCCCGCATATTTCAAGCACGTCACCGCCTGCTCCCGCGATGAGCCACACCCAAAATTTTTCCCCGCAACAATTATTTTTGCATTTTTTAATTTTTCATGAAAATTTTTGTCCAAATCCTCCATTGCATGTTTTGCCATTTCTTTTGGGTCAGTTATCTCCAAATATCTCCCTGGATAAATTACATCCGTATTTATGTTATCTCCATACTTAATTACCCTTCCCTTTATTATCATTAAGTAGAAATACGTTGGAAATAAAAAATTTTGCTATCGAGCACTATCTCCGCATGTTAGCTAAAAAATTTGTTTTTAACTTTTATTGTATCTTTTTCAGCCTTTACAACATCTTCACAACCACAATATTGGCAAATTATTTTCCCTCAAACATAAAATGAAAAGGATTTATGAATATCATAGAATATATGGAGAATCATCTTTTGCAACAAAAATATATATAAACATTCCATATTTTACTTGATGAAAAAATTGGTTCCATTATTGTTGATATTTGCAATTTCAATAAATGCAAATGCGGGCTATTACTATTTTCACGATGATACACACCCTTATTATCCAGATGCAAAACTGATGGATGCATCTCCCCCATCCGGCACATATATTTCTTACATAAACATTGATGAAAGGCCCGCTATATGGGCGACTTTGCCTATGGGAAACGATACAAAAATAAGTGGAGATGTTACGGTTGGCTATTGGGTTGAGGCATATACAAAAATAAATGTTCCCACCCAAATAAGAGTATTAAAATTATATCTTGTTGATATTTCCCCAGAAGGAAATGTAGATGTGATTGCATCAACAAGCCCCCGCATCCTCTTTTTTTTGAAAAACAATACCTTAAAATCAGATAACGTATATTTTGAAAATGTTGAATATATTCTGCCAGCCAATCACTTTCTTGGAATAAAAATAGAGAAGGTGGTTGATTTATCATCATTTATTCCTTTAAGCATCCTTTCAACTTTTTTTGACACAAATATATTGTATGATTCCTTAACCGCAAAATCATATGCCCTCATTCCATTGAATATAAGTGAATGGGGAATAAATATAGAATGCTTTACTCAGGAAAAAAGTACAAAACCAGGAAGAAGTGCAACCTATAATCTATACATATATAATAATGGTCCAGAAAGAGATTTGGTAAAAATTTCTACAAATTATAGTGATGACTGGCTGGTAGAAATAAATCCAGAAGAGCTTTTTGTTGATGGAAAGGGATATAATACCTCTATCGTAAGTGTTACTCCTCCATATGATGCAAAAGAAGGAGATTATCTAAACATAACTATAGTTGCACAGGGAAATACAGGATATGATTCAATATGGCTAAATACAACAGTTACTTCATTTAAATATGGAGTGGATGTAATTTTCAAGGAGAAAAATGTAGAGGGAGAACTAGGAAAAAATTTAACAATTCAATTTGAAGTAAAAAATACCGGTGATACAGTAGATACATATAAATTGAAGGTAATATCAAATTGGAGCTGTAGCTTGGAAGAAAAAGAGATAACTCTTGATGAAGGGAAAAGCAAATCAATAAACTTAACGGTTGAAATTCCAAAAAATGCAAAGAGCGGGGAAATTGTTGAAGTTGTTGCGGAATCAGCTAATGCCAAAGATTCAGATTATGTAACCATTTCCCCAATAATTCCTGAAGAAGAAGGCAAAGGAAACATAGGTTTTATACTCTTCATTGCTTTCACCGCCATCCTTCTTTTTATTGCATATTATATAGGAAAAGAAACCGGAAAAAGCGCAATTATAACATGCGATGAAAGGAGCATCGAACTGCCACCCGGCGGAAAGGGAGGCTTTTCTATATATGTACAAAATCCTTCAAAGAAAAGCAAGAGATATAAGGTACAGATAGGTGGGAAAATACCCGCCGGTTGGAAAATTTATTCTGACAAGCAGGAATTTATTCTTGATAGCGGAGAGAAAGAAAAAATAAAGGTTAATGTGATCGTTCCAAAAGAGGAAAGCGTGCAGGAATGGGCATCAATTGATTTCATTGTAATTCCAGAAAAAGGGAAAAAGGAAAAGATAAACATGCTGGTAACTCTTCGCGAAAAAATGCCAGTCCTTAATACAGAAATTCAACATGAGCCAAAAGATTTTAGTGAGGGAGAAAAAGTTATAACAAGGGTTAGAATTGAAAATACAGGAGAAGTTGAAGCGGAAAATAAAAAGGTTATTCTTATAGTAAATGGAAAGGAAAAGAATAGAGTCGAAGGAATAAATATTCCACCGAATTCAATTGTTGAAATAGAAATTCCATGGTTTGCGGAAAAAGAAAACAATGTGGAAATAAAAATAGAGTAAAGGGAAAAAGTAAAGTTGCTGTTGTTGCATAACTATTAAAATAGCCTAAACCTATTTCCTCTTTGGATGGGAATATGAAAAGACAAGGTAGATTACATGGTTCTGGAAGGATTTTTAAGGAGTATCTAAGTTAGTGAGTTTAGGTTCCAGATTATTCTACGATTTGAAGCAAACTCCAAATAAGAATCACCTTAACCCAATAAGAGGAAAAAGAAGAGGTTAGTAGATGCGACATAAATGGAAAGTTCATAATTTTCAAAAAATTGAAGGCGTTGTATGGCAGGAATAAAAATCAGAAGAGATGCGGGTCAT
This window of the Thermoplasmatales archaeon genome carries:
- a CDS encoding 3-isopropylmalate dehydratase small subunit — its product is MIIKGRVIKYGDNINTDVIYPGRYLEITDPKEMAKHAMEDLDKNFHEKLKNAKIIVAGKNFGCGSSREQAVTCLKYAGIEAIIAKSFARIFFRNAINEGIPALEFETDKIDERDEIEIDVENGKIRNLTKSETYDVKPLPKFLLSIIKEGGLIPYMKVRKNEI